In Brassica rapa cultivar Chiifu-401-42 chromosome A06, CAAS_Brap_v3.01, whole genome shotgun sequence, a single window of DNA contains:
- the LOC103871500 gene encoding acetyl-CoA carboxylase 1: MEMRALVSCSAAGNGASDRFRLSNVSPWITSARGASGSDSPATVKLGSSSMIRAFKGVSIYKNKSRRNVLSQRNKQFRPMAYLGRKDLSSPDPTSFCDNDISEPQGTGSINGNDHSAVRVSQVDEFCKAHGGKRPIHRILVATNGMAAVKFIRSVRAWSYQTFGSEKSISLVAMATPEDMRINAEHIRIADQFMQVPGGTNNNNYANVHLIVEMAEATGVDAVWPGWGHASENPELPDALKAKGVIFLGPTAASMLALGDKIGSSLIAQAADVPTLPWSGSHVKIPPGSSLVTIPEEMYRQACVYTTEEAVASCQVVGYPAMIKASWGGGGKGIRKVHDDDEVRALFKQVQGEVPGSPIFIMKVASQSRHLEVQLLCDQYGNVSALHSRDCSVQRRHQKIIEEGPITVAPRDIVKKLEQAARRLAKSVNYVGAATVEFLYSMDTGDYFFLELNPRLQVEHPVTERIADINLPAAQVAVGMGIPLWQIPEIRRFYGIEQYDSWRTTSLLASPFNFDKAESVRPKGHCVAVRVTSEDPDDGFKPTSGQVQELSFKSNPNVWGYFSVKSGGGIHEFSDSQFGHVFAFGESRAMAIANMVLALKEIQIRGEVRTNVDYTIDLLHAFDYRENKIHTGWLDSRIAMRVRAERPPWYLSVVSGALYKASATGAAVVSDYIAYLDKGQIPPKHISLVHSQVSLNIEGSKYTIDVVRSGSGSYKLRMNNSEVAAEIHTLRDGGLLMQLDGKSHVIYAQEETSGTRLLIDGKTCLLQNEHDPSKLMAETPCKLLRYLVSDDSSIDADTPYAEVEVMKMCMPLLSPASGVIHFKMCEGQVMLPGELIANLDLADPSTVRKAEPFHGGFPRLGLPTEISAKVHQRCAATLDAARMILAGYEHQVDEVVQDLVSCLDSPELPFLQWQECFAVLATRLPKDLRIMLESKYMEYECISRNSLTADFPAKLLKGILEAHVASCDENERGALERLIEPLMSLIKSYEGGRESHACVIVRSLFEEYLSIEELFNDNMLPDVIERMRHEYTKVDRSKIVDIVLSHQGLKSKNKLVLGLMEHFVNANPAVYRDKLIRFLKLNHTNYSEVVLKASQLLKQRKLSELRSSILSELEMFAEDGESMDTPKRKCAMEDLVSAPLAVEDALVGLFDHSDRTLQRLVVETYIRRLYQPYVVKESVRMQWHQYGFIASWEFLDDHMERKNTEGSDDQETSEKVFVEKRRKKKKGFMVIIKSLEFLPNIITAAALTETNHIDYGESAGSPLSGNIMHIAVLDSENEEDQAQERVEKILKEEEVSSSLCSAGVGVVSCIIERDEGRTPMRHSFHWSMEKQYYAEEPMLRHLEPPLSIYLELDKLRGYENIQYTPTRDRQWHLYTVTDNKPVPVRRMFLRSLVRQGQDNQLSQTLVRSLMDAMEELELNAHKEDGMKPDHAHMFLCLLPEQQINDLVPYPRIVEVNAEVEETTMEMILEETVREIHKSAGVRMHRLGVCEWEVRLCLSSSGLASGAWRVVVTNVTGRTCTVHIYREAEATGSNSLIYQSITNKGPLHGTPINDQYKPLGHLDRQRLAARRSNTTYCYDFPLAFETALEQLWESQHPGVKKPYKNTLIKVEELVFSSPEGSLIPVKRPPGLNDCGMVAWTLEMSTPEFPKGRKIIIVANDVTFKAGSFGPREDAFFLAVTELACAEKLPLIYLAANSGARLGVAEEVKACFKVGWSDEVSPENGFQYIYLSPEDHERIGSSVIAHEIKLPSGETRWVIDTIVGKEDGIGVENLTGSGAIAGAYSRAYKETFTLTFVSGRTVGIGAYLARLGMRCIQRLDQPIILTGFSTLNKLLGREVYSSHMQLGGPKIMGANGVVHLTVSDDLEGVSAILNWLSYVPAHAGGPLPLPLLSPLDPPERTVEYVPENSCDPRAAIAGVNDNAGKWLGGIFDKNSFMETLEGWARTVVTGRAKLGGVPVGVVAVETQTVTQIILADPGQVDSHERVVPQAGQVWFPGSAAKTAQALMDFNREGLPLFILANWRGFSGGQRDLFEGILQAGSAMVENLRTYGQPVFVYIPKMGELRGGAWVVVDSQINSDYVEMYADETSRGNVLEPEGMIEIKFRKREMLECMGRLDQKLISLKAKLRDAKQSEMELIKQQIKARKKQLLPLYIQIATKFADLHDTSMRMAAKGVIKSVVEWSGSRSFFYKKLIRRIAESSLVKNVIEASGDNLSYKSAMGLIKDWFCKSDVAKGKEEAWTDDQVFFTWKENVGNYESELSELRAQKLLKQLAEIGNSSDLQALPQGLANILHKVEPLKREQLVDALRKVLS, encoded by the exons ATGGAGATGAGAGCTTTGGTTTCGTGTTCTGCTGCCGGAAATGGAGCTTCTGATCGGTTTAGACTCTCCAATGTTTCACCATGGATCACATCAGCTCGTGGTGCAAGTGGCAGTGACTCCCCAGCCACAGTGAAGCTGGGAAGCAGCTCTATGATCAGAGCCTTCAAAGGAGTTTCGATTTACAAAAACAAGAGCAGAAGAAATGTTCTGTCTCAAAGGAACAAACAGTTTCGTCCTATGGCCTACTTAGGAAGGAAGGACTTGAGCAGCCCTGATCCGACCTCCTTCTGCGATAATG ATATATCTGAACCTCAAGGGACTGGATCCATTAATGGGAATGATCATAGTGCTGTAAGAGTGTCTCAAGTCGATGAGTTCTGTAAGGCTCATGGTGGAAAAAGGCCAATCCATCGCATTTTGGTTGCTACCAACGGAATGGCAGCTGTCAAGTTTATACGGAGTGTTAGAGCATGGTCTTACCAAACATTTGGCTCGGAAAAATCCATATCATTGGTGGCCATGGCGACTCCTGAAGACATGCGGATCAATGCGGAACATATCAGAATCGCTGATCAGTTTATGCAAGTCCCGGGTGGAACGAACAATAACAATTATGCTAATGTTCATCTTATTGTAGAG aTGGCTGAAGCAACAGGTGTGGATGCAGTTTGGCCTGGTTGGGGTCATGCATCTGAAAACCCTGAGTTACCTGATGCATTAAAGGCCAAAGGAGTCATATTTCTTGGTCCTACAGCAGCCTCAATGTTAGCATTAGGCGATAAGATTGGTTCGTCGTTGATTGCACAAGCTGCTGATGTACCTACTCTGCCATGGAGTGGTTCCCAT GTTAAAATACCTCCTGGTAGCAGCTTGGTAACGATCCCCGAGGAAATGTACAGGCAAGCTTGTGTCTACACTACCGAAGAAGCGGTTGCTAGTTGTCAAGTTGTCGGTTATCCGGCAATGATCAAAGCATCGTGGGGTGGTGGCGGTAAAGGCATTAGGAAG gttcatgatgatgatgaggttAGGGCTCTATTCAAGCAAGTTCAAGGTGAGGTCCCAGGCTCGCCGATATTCATAATGAAGGTTGCTTCACAG AGTCGGCATTTAGAGGTGCAGCTTCTCTGTGACCAATATGGAAACGTTTCAGCTTTGCATAGCCGTGATTGTAGCGTCCAGAGAAGACACCAAAAG ATCATCGAGGAGGGTCCCATCACTGTGGCTCCCCGAGATATCGTGAAGAAGCTGGAGCAGGCAGCTAGAAGGTTGGCCAAGAGTGTTAACTATGTTGGAGCTGCTACTGTTGAGTTTCTCTACAGCATGGACACTGGGGACTACTTCTTCTTAGAGCTTAACCCTAGGTTACAG GTAGAGCACCCTGTAACCGAGCGGATCGCTGACATAAATCTACCAGCTGCCCAAGTTGCTGTCGGTATGGGAATCCCTCTCTGGCAAATCCCTG AGATAAGACGGTTCTATGGTATAGAACAATATGATTCGTGGAGGACAACATCTTTGCTAGCCTCCccttttaattttgataaagCTGAATCTGTAAGGCCAAAAGGTCATTGTGTCGCTGTCCGGGTGACAAGCGAGGATCCTGATGACGGGTTTAAACCCACCAGCGGTCAAGTGCAG GAGCTTAGTTTTAAGAGCAACCCAAATGTGTGGGGTTACTTCTCTGTCAAG TCTGGTGGAGGCATCCACGAGTTCTCAGATTCTCAGTTTG GACATGTTTTTGCATTTGGGGAATCCAGAGCCATGGCAATAGCAAATATGGTTCTTGCGCTGAAAGAAATTCAAATTCGTGGAGAAGTTAGGACTAACGTTGACTACACGATTGACCTTCTACAT GCTTTTGATTACCGGGAAAACAAAATTCACACTGGTTGGTTGGACAGTAGAATTGCTATGCGGGTCCGAGCAGAGAGGCCTCCCTGGTACCTCTCTGTTGTCAGCGGGGCTCTCTAT AAAGCATCAGCGACTGGTGCTGCCGTGGTCTCGGATTACATTGCTTATCTTGACAAGGGGCAAATTCCCCCAAAG CATATATCTCTTGTGCATTCTCAAGTGTCTCTGAATATTGAAGGAAGTAAATATACG ATTGATGTGGTCCGGAGTGGATCAGGAAGCTACAAGCTAAGAATGAACAACTCAGAAGTGGCAGCAGAAATACACACTCTACGTGATGGAGGTTTGTTGATGCAG TTGGATGGTAAAAGCCATGTTATATATGCACAGGAAGAAACCTCAGGCACCCGTCTTCTGATTGACGGCAAAACTTGTTTACTTCAG AATGAACACGACCCTTCAAAATTAATGGCTGAGACACCGTGCAAGCTACTTAGGTATCTGGTTTCAGATGATAGCAGCATTGATGCTGATACACCCTATGCAGAGGTTGAGGTCATGAAGATGTGCATGCCGCTTCTTTCACCTGCGTCAGGAGTTATCCATTTTAAAATGTGTGAAGGACAAGTCATGCTG CCTGGTGAACTTATAGCCAATCTTGATCTTGCTGATCCTTCGACTGTAAGAAAGGCCGAACCCTTCCATGGAGGGTTCCCAAGATTAGGGCTTCCAACGGAAATTTCTGCTAAAGTTCATCAGAGATGTGCTGCAACTTTAGATGCTGCTCGCATGATTCTTGCCGGCTATGAGCATCAAGTAGATGAG GTTGTGCAAGACTTGGTTTCTTGCCTTGATAGCCCTGAACTCCCATTCCTTCAGTGGCAAGAGTGCTTTGCAGTTCTGGCGACACGGTTACCAAAAGATCTCAGAATCATG CTAGAATCAAAGTATATGGAATATGAGTGTATCTCCAGGAACTCCTTGACGGCAGATTTTCCTGCCAAACTTTTAAAAGGCATTCTAGAG GCTCATGTAGCATCTTGTGATGAGAATGAGAGAGGTGCCCTTGAAAGGCTCATTGAACCATTGATGAGCCTTATAAAGTCTTACGAAGGTGGTAGAGAAAGTCATGCTTGTGTTATTGTTCGTTCCCTCTTTGAGGAATATCTGTCAATAGAAGAATTATTCAATGATAACATGctg CCTGATGTTATAGAACGTATGCGTCATGAATACACGAAAGTAGATCGGTCGAAGATTGTGGATATAGTGCTGTCACACCAG GGCCTAAAAAGCAAAAACAAGCTCGTTCTCGGACTCATGGAGCATTTTGTTAATGCTAATCCTGCTGTGTACAGGGATAAACTTATCAGATTCTTGAAACTTAACCATACTAACTACTCTGAG GTGGTGCTCAAGGCGAGTCAATTACTCAAACAGAGAAAATTAAGTGAACTTCGTTCTAGCATCTTGTCGGAGTTAGAAATGTTTGCAGAGGATGGGGAAAGTATGGATACTCCCAAGAGAAAGTGTGCCATGGAAGATCTTGTGAGCGCACCTTTAGCTGTTGAAGATGCTCTCGTGGGACTATTTGACCACAGCGACCGCACACTTCAAAGACTGGTTGTTGAAACTTATATTCGTAGATTGTACCAG CCCTACGTCGTTAAAGAGAGCGTGAGGATGCAGTGGCACCAATATGGTTTTATTGCTTCCTGGGAGTTCCTAGACGATCATATGGAAAGAAAAAACACTGAGGGCTCAGATGACCAAGAGACATCTGAAAAAGTTTTTGTTGAGAAGcgtagaaagaaaaaaaaggggtTTATGGTTATAATCAAATCGCTGGAGTTTCTGCCGAATATAATAACTGCAGCAGCACTGACAGAAACAAACCACATCGACTATGGTGAATCTGCCGGATCTCCTCTATCTGGCAATATAATGCACATTGCTGTTTTGGACAG TGAGAATGAGGAGGACCAAGCTCAAGAAAGAGTGGAGAAAATTCTCAAAGAGGAAGAAGTGAGTTCGAGCCTGTGTTCCGCAGGTGTGGGTGTGGTGAGCTGTATAATCGAGCGAGATGAAGGACGAACACCTATGAGACATTCGTTCCATTGGTCGATGGAGAAACAGTACTATGCAGAAGAGCCGATGCTGCGCCATCTTGAACCTCCTCTCTCCATATACCTTGAGTTG GATAAGCTGAGAGGAtatgaaaatatacaatatacCCCTACAAGAGATCGTCAATGGCATCTGTATACTGTCACAGATAACAAGCCGGTGCCAGTCAGGAGGATGTTCCTGAGATCTCTTGTTCGACAAGGGCAGGATAACCAACTTAGCCAAACGCTTGTTAGATCTTTGATGGATGCGATGGAGGAACTTGAACTGAATGCCCATAAGGAGGATGGTATGAAACCAGACCACGCACATATGTTCCTTTGCCTCCTTCCTGAGCAGCAGATTAATGATCTTGTGCCTTACCCCAG GATAGTTGAAGTGAATGCGGAGGTTGAAGAAACCACAATGGAGATGATCTTAGAAGAAACAGTACGAGAGATCCACAAGTCAGCTGGAGTGAGAATGCATAGGTTGGGTGTGTGCGAGTGGGAAGTGCGCCTGTGTTTGTCGTCCTCTGGACTAGCAAGTGGAGCTTGGAGGGTTGTGGTTACAAACGTGACAGGCCGTACATGCACTGTCCAT ATATACCGAGAAGCTGAAGCTACTGGGAGTAACAGTTTAATTTATCAATCAATAACCAACAAGGGACCTTTGCATGGAACCCCGATCAATGATCAATATAAGCCACTGGGACATCTTGACAGGCAACGATTAGCCGCAAGGAGGAGTAACACTACTTACTGCTATGATTTCCCGTTG gCATTTGAGACAGCCTTGGAACAGTTGTGGGAATCACAACATCCGGGAGTTAAGAAACCGTATAAGAATACTCTGATCAAAGTTGAAGAGCTTGTATTCTCTAGTCCAGAAGGTTCTCTTATTCCGGTTAAAAGGCCACCGGGTCTCAATGACTGTGGAATGGTGGCATGGACCCTAGAGATGTCGACTCCTGAGTTTCCAAAGGGACGGAAAATTATCATAGTCGCCAATGACGTCACCTTCAAAGCTGGGTCTTTTGGTCCTAGAGAGGACGCGTTTTTCCTCGCTGTGACTGAACTCGCTTGCGCCGAGAAGCTTCCCTTGATTTACTTAGCAGCAAACTCTGGCGCCCGGCTAGGGGTGGCTGAAGAAGTCAAAGCCTGCTTTAAAGTTGGATGGTCGGATGAAGTTTCCCCTGAGAATGGTTTTCAGTATATATACCTAAGCCCTGAGGATCACGAAAGGATTGGATCATCTGTCATTGCGCACGAAATAAAGCTGCCCAGCGGGGAAACGAGGTGGGTCATTGATACAATCGTTGGTAAAGAAGATGGTATTGGCGTAGAGAATCTAACGGGAAGCGGGGCAATAGCGGGTGCTTACTCGAGGGCGTACAAGGAGACTTTTACTTTAACCTTTGTCAGTGGAAGAACGGTTGGCATTGGCGCTTACCTTGCCCGTCTTGGTATGAGGTGCATACAGAGATTAGACCAGCCTATAATTTTGACTGGCTTTTCGACGCTGAACAAGTTACTTGGGCGTGAGGTCTACAGCTCTCACATGCAACTCGGCGGCCCCAAAATCATGGGTGCAAATGGTGTTGTTCATCTCACAGTCTCAGATGATCTGGAAGGCGTGTCGGCGATCCTAAACTGGCTGAGCTACGTTCCTGCTCACGCGGGTggtcctcttcctcttcctcttctttcccCTTTAGATCCACCGGAGAGAACTGTGGAGTACGTCCCAGAGAACTCTTGCGACCCGCGAGCTGCTATAGCTGGGGTCAATGACAACGCCGGTAAATGGCTTGGCGGTATCTTTGATAAAAACAGCTTTATGGAGACTCTCGAAGGCTGGGCGAGGACGGTTGTGACCGGTAGAGCGAAACTAGGGGGAGTACCTGTTGGTGTTGTTGCAGTTGAGACGCAGACCGTGACGCAGATTATTCTAGCGGATCCTGGACAGGTGGACTCGCACGAAAGAGTGGTTCCGCAGGCAGGGCAAGTCTGGTTCCCTGGCTCAGCAGCCAAGACGGCTCAAGCGCTCATGGATTTCAACCGGGAAGGGCTTCCGTTGTTTATCCTAGCGAACTGGCGAGGGTTTTCCGGCGGGCAGAGAGATCTTTTCGAAGGAATACTCCAGGCTGGTTCAGCTATGGTCGAAAATTTGAGAACGTATGGCCAGCCAGTGTTTGTGTACATCCCCAAGATGGGAGAGCTGCGAGGCGGAGCGTGGGTGGTTGTTGATAGCCAGATTAATTCGGATTACGTTGAAATGTATGCTGACGAAACTTCACGTGGGAATGTGCTCGAGCCGGAAGGGATGATAGAGATCAAatttagaaagagagagatgttAGAGTGCATGGGGAGGTTGGACCAGAAGCTGATCAGTCTCAAAGCAAAACTGCGAGACGCCAAACAAAGCGAGATGGAACTTATCAAGCAACAGATTAAAGCTCGTAAGAAGCAGCTTTTACCGCTTTACATCCAAATCGCCACCAAATTTGCGGATCTTCACGACACGTCCATGAGGATGGCAGCGAAAGGAGTGATCAAAAGCGTTGTGGAATGGAGCGGTTCGCGATCATTCTTCTATAAAAAGCTCATTAGGAGAATTGCGGAGAGCTCTCTGGTGAAAAATGTGATAGAAGCTTCGGGAGACAACTTATCGTATAAATCTGCAATGGGTTTGATTAAGGATTGGTTCTGCAAGTCTGATGTTGCAAAGGGGAAAGAAGAGGCTTGGACAGACGACCAAGTGTTCTTTACATGGAAGGAGAATGTTGGTAACTACGAATCCGAGCTCAGCGAGTTGAGAGCACAGAAACTGCTGAAGCAACTTGCGGAGATTGGGAACTCATCTGATCTGCAGGCTCTGCCCCAGGGACTTGCTAATATTCTACACAAG GTGGAGCCTTTGAAAAGAGAACAGCTAGTGGATGCTCTAAGAAAGGTGTTGAGTTGA
- the LOC103871501 gene encoding probable protein phosphatase 2C 13, with product MILSQPEIRVLDVKCHISSAAKEQNSFRVSESVRAQTSDSAETPRFESGMSFATTSIEEPTIEFFPTIRSGSFADIRGRETMEDEHICIDDLSSQFRSLNFSLPSAFYGVFDGHGGPEASLYMKENLTRLFFQDSVFPEIPSVVDSFFLQELENSHRKAFALADLAMADESIVSGSCGTTALTALIVGRHLLVANAGDCRAVLCRRGVAVDMSFDHRSTYEPERRRIEDLGGYFEDGYLNGVLAVTRAIGDWELKSPFSGSSSSPLISDPDIQQIILTEDDEFLILACDGIWDVLSSQNAVSNVRQGLRRHGDPRQSAMELGKEAARLNSSDNLTVVVICFSSVPASTQQPQRRRLRFCVSDEARARLQAMLGGD from the exons aTGATTCTGAGCCAGCCTGAGATCAGGGTCCTCGACGTTAAGTGCCATATCTCCTCCGCTGCGAAAGAGCAGAACAGTTTTCGAGTTTCTGAGTCCGTGCGTGCCCAAACTTCTGATTCCGCTGAAACTCCTCGATTCGAATCG GGCATGAGTTTTGCGACTACTAGCATTGAAGAGCCCACCATTGAGTTTTTCCCAACTATACGTTCAGGGAGCTTTGCTGACATTCGAGGCCGGGAGACCATGGAGGATGAACACATCTGCATAGACGACTTATCATCTCAGTTTCGATCCCTCAACTTCTCGTTACCAAGTGCTTTCTATGGAGTCTTTGATGGCCACGGCGGACCTGAGGCGTCGCTTTACATGAAGGAGAACTTGACGAGACTGTTCTTCCAAGATTCTGTATTTCCGGAGATTCCCTCCGTTGTGGACAGCTTTTTCTTGCAAGAACTTGAGAACTCTCACCGGAAAGCTTTTGCTTTGGCTGATCTCGCCATGGCTGATGAAAGCATTGTCAGTGGTTCATGCGGGACAACCGCCTTGACCGCTCTCATTGTCGGGCGACATCTTCTGGTCGCTAACGCTGGAGATTGCCGTGCAGTGCTATGCCGGAGAGGAGTGGCTGTTGACATGTCTTTTGATCACAGGTCAACTTATGAGCCTGAGCGTAGGCGGATAGAGGATCTAGGAGGGTACTTTGAGGATGGGTATCTCAACGGGGTCCTTGCTGTCACACGTGCCATTGGGGACTGGGAGCTCAAGAGTCCTTTCTCTGGCTCCTCTTCTTCGCCTCTGATCTCAGACCCAGATATTCAACAGATTATCCTAACAGAGGACGATGAGTTCTTGATTTTGGCATGTGATGGTATATGGGACGTGTTGTCGAGCCAGAATGCAGTGAGTAACGTAAGGCAAGGACTGAGAAGGCACGGAGACCCGAGACAAAGCGCAATGGAACTTGGGAAAGAAGCTGCGAGGCTTAACTCATCAGATAATCTGACGGTTGTGGTCATCTGCTTCTCCTCGGTCCCGGCTTCAACTCAACAACCGCAGAGGAGAAGGTTAAGGTTCTGTGTTTCTGATGAAGCTCGAGCTCGGTTACAAGCGATGCTTGGAGGCGACTGA
- the LOC103871503 gene encoding dihydrolipoyl dehydrogenase 1, mitochondrial: MAMANLARRKAYFLTRNVTTSHTDALRFSFSLSRGFASSGSDENDVVVIGGGPGGYVAAIKAAQLGLKTTCIEKRGALGGTCLNVGCIPSKALLHSSHMYHEAKHAFAHHGIKLASVEVDLPAMLAQKDNAVKNLTRGIEGLFKKNKVTYVKGYGKFLSPNEVSVETIDGDNTVVKGKHIIVATGSDVKSLPGITIDEKKIVSSTGALSLSEVPKKLIVIGAGYIGLEMGSVWGRLGSEVTVVEFAGDIVPSMDGEIRKQFQRSLEKQKMKFMLKTKVVSVDASGDGVKLTVEPAEGGDQTTLEADVVLVSAGRTPFTSGLDLEKIGVETDKGGRILVNERFSTNVSGVYAIGDVIPGPMLAHKAEEDGVACVEFIAGKHGHVDYDKVPGVVYTHPEVASVGKTEEQLKKDGVSYRVGKFPFMANSRAKAIDNAEGLVKILADKETDKILGVHIMSPNAGELIHEAVLAINYDASSEDIARVCHAHPTMSEALKEAAMATYDKPIHI, from the exons ATGGCGATGGCGAATTTAGCAAGAAGGAAGGCTTATTTTCTCACCAGAAACGTAACTACCTCTCACACTGACGCTCTTAGATTCTCCTTTTCCCTCTCCCGCGGCTTCGCGTCATCGGGATCTGATGAGAACGACGTCGTCGTCATCGGCGGCGGTCCCGGCGGTTACGTGGCGGCGATCAAGGCGGCTCAGCTTGGTCTCAAAACCACCTGTATCGAGAAGCGCGGCGCGCTCGGTGGTACTTGTCTCAACGTCGGGTGTATTCCCTCGAAG GCACTTCTTCACTCTTCACATATGTACCATGAGGCGAAACACGCATTTGCTCACCATGGTATCAAGTTGGCTTCAGTGGAGGTTGATCTTCCTGCTATGTTGGCTCAGAAAGACAATGCCGTCAAGAACCTCACTCGTGGTATTGAGGGtttgttcaagaagaacaaggtTACCTATGTCAAGGGATATGGTAAGTTTCTCTCCCCCAATGAAGTCTCTGTGGAGACTATCGATGGAGATAACACCGTTGTGAAGGGCAAACACATCATTGTTGCTACCGGCTCTGACGTCAAGTCTTTGCCTGGTATTACAATCGATGAGAAGAAGATTGTTTCCTCGACTGGAGCCTTGTCTTTGTCTGAAGTCCCCAAGAAACTGATTGTGATTGGTGCTGGATATATTGGGCTGGAGATGGGTTCTGTTTGGGGAAGGCTTGGATCAGAGGTCACGGTGGTTGAGTTTGCTGGCGATATCGTTCCTTCTATGGATGGTGAAATCCGTAAGCAGTTTCAGCGTTCTCTTGAGAAGCAAAAGATGAAGTTCATGCTCAAGACCAAAGTTGTGTCCGTGGACGCCTCTGGAGACGGTGTGAAGCTCACGGTGGAGCCAGCTGAAGGTGGAGACCAGACCACGCTCGAAGCCGATGTTGTCCTTGTCTCAGCGGGGAGAACACCCTTCACATCTGGACTTGACCTGGAGAAAATCGGAGTGGAAACCGACAAAGGTGGGAGAATTCTGGTGAACGAGAGGTTCTCGACCAATGTCTCAGGCGTGTATGCGATTGGAGATGTGATTCCAGGACCAATGCTTGCTCACAAAGCTGAAGAAGACGGTGTTGCTTGTGTGGAGTTCATAGCAGGCAAACACGGCCATGTGGATTACGACAAGGTTCCTGGTGTTGTCTACACTCATCCCGAGGTGGCTTCGGTCGGTAAAACCGAAGAACAGTTGAAGAAAGACGGTGTGAGCTATCGTGTTGGGAAGTTCCCGTTTATGGCCAATAGTAGAGCTAAGGCCATAGATAATGCCGAAGGATTGGTTAAGATTTTGGCTGATAAGGAGACGGATAAGATCTTGGGCGTTCACATTATGTCACCAAACGCTGGAGAACTGATCCATGAGGCGGTTCTTGCGATTAACTACGATGCGTCGAGTGAAGATATTGCTCGAGTCTGCCACGCTCATCCCACTATGAGCGAGGCTCTCAAGGAAGCTGCCATGGCCACCTATGACAAGCCGATTCACATCTAA